In the Pseudanabaena sp. PCC 7367 genome, one interval contains:
- a CDS encoding peptidoglycan-binding domain-containing protein has protein sequence MRTLRYGDRGAEVTQLQQKLRAANCSPGAIDGQFGRRTLIAVKRFQSLHKLTVDGIVGAQTWTTLDHPEQINQPEQPNPFPPVTPVTPSPFPTQPPVEPPVPNPTPAPINPVTPVTPIAPARITTLDDILQHRVTLPLTDLSANATLTRQVQSQLQTLGMYSAPVDGIYGQLTQNALFELADTLNFNQIRDGKLDHSVAEKLLDPASVVPFILGKANDPEQVFLKFLNIQTNWFAQGQADDMHLAFLDRGVEATPTGSISSLPNRSIAASVFKSEIEHYPDRLATKPINAEVVSYRQVSTLANSTVRVRFSPYPVVGKTPAIDVVGLDFLPDPIEEACVCVGAYVDGQMMGHWSGKNALAPVQMWSITKLLPILHVVCRANQVDPHIDIDNCVVRDRQEIKRKRSFFDLIEKVVNYADSELTSNSLAAMFKQFETPLKLENWVKQITGNQNLKFQGRYGEWPYIEQPVLVDAVTRKVLLASANELHRGENLLSAYDMTRFISMLGWHHHILQAARLPGAQWHSLESVVRAMGTDTARYVDVAIATLGLQSVIAKPVIISKMGFGYSDQRQRTEAVYTALVQFVDQLPQSQTPTEPQPAKLRSVALTLRAAIDRSSPRQEAMEVDAQMAAAVTEILRRVVTEELI, from the coding sequence ATGAGAACGCTCAGGTATGGCGATCGCGGTGCAGAAGTGACCCAATTGCAGCAAAAGCTGAGGGCGGCCAATTGTTCGCCTGGTGCGATCGATGGTCAGTTTGGCAGGCGTACCCTGATCGCCGTGAAGCGGTTTCAATCCCTTCATAAACTCACAGTTGATGGAATTGTGGGCGCTCAAACCTGGACAACTCTCGATCACCCTGAGCAAATAAATCAACCAGAGCAGCCCAACCCATTTCCACCCGTCACACCAGTAACGCCATCGCCGTTCCCAACCCAACCACCAGTAGAGCCTCCTGTACCTAATCCAACTCCAGCACCGATTAATCCAGTAACGCCCGTAACGCCGATCGCACCAGCGCGGATTACTACGCTAGATGATATTTTGCAGCACCGGGTGACCCTGCCACTTACTGACCTCAGTGCTAATGCCACCTTGACCAGGCAAGTGCAAAGCCAACTGCAAACCCTGGGGATGTACAGCGCGCCCGTGGATGGTATCTATGGCCAATTAACTCAAAATGCCCTGTTTGAGCTGGCCGACACCTTAAATTTTAATCAGATCCGTGACGGTAAGCTAGATCACTCGGTAGCCGAGAAGTTACTTGATCCAGCCTCAGTGGTGCCTTTTATCCTGGGTAAAGCTAACGATCCTGAGCAGGTCTTTTTAAAATTCCTCAATATTCAAACTAATTGGTTTGCACAAGGTCAGGCTGATGATATGCACCTGGCCTTTCTCGATCGCGGCGTTGAGGCTACCCCCACTGGCAGTATTAGCAGCTTGCCCAATCGAAGCATTGCCGCCTCGGTGTTTAAATCTGAAATCGAACATTACCCCGATCGCCTTGCCACCAAGCCAATCAACGCCGAAGTCGTTTCCTATCGCCAGGTGTCTACCCTGGCCAACAGCACTGTGCGAGTCAGGTTTAGTCCCTATCCAGTGGTGGGTAAAACTCCAGCGATCGATGTGGTGGGCTTGGATTTTCTGCCCGATCCGATCGAGGAAGCCTGCGTTTGTGTTGGAGCCTATGTCGATGGTCAAATGATGGGGCATTGGTCTGGTAAGAATGCCCTGGCACCGGTGCAGATGTGGAGCATTACCAAACTGCTGCCAATTTTGCATGTGGTTTGTCGGGCTAATCAGGTTGATCCTCACATAGACATTGATAATTGCGTGGTTAGGGATCGCCAGGAAATCAAGCGGAAGCGATCGTTTTTTGACCTGATTGAAAAGGTGGTTAACTATGCCGACTCGGAGTTAACTTCTAACTCGCTGGCGGCCATGTTCAAGCAATTTGAAACCCCGCTCAAACTGGAAAACTGGGTTAAGCAAATCACTGGCAATCAGAACTTGAAGTTCCAGGGGCGCTATGGCGAATGGCCCTACATTGAGCAACCAGTATTAGTCGATGCGGTAACGCGCAAAGTATTGCTGGCCAGTGCCAATGAATTGCATCGCGGTGAGAATTTGCTCTCTGCCTATGACATGACCCGATTTATCTCGATGCTGGGGTGGCATCACCATATATTGCAGGCAGCGCGATTGCCAGGTGCTCAATGGCATAGCTTAGAAAGTGTGGTGCGGGCAATGGGCACCGACACGGCCAGATATGTAGATGTGGCGATCGCTACCCTGGGTTTACAGAGTGTGATCGCCAAGCCAGTGATTATATCCAAAATGGGTTTTGGTTATAGTGATCAACGCCAGCGCACTGAGGCGGTCTATACGGCCTTGGTACAGTTTGTAGACCAATTACCCCAGAGCCAGACTCCAACCGAACCGCAACCAGCTAAGTTACGATCGGTGGCGCTTACCCTCAGAGCCGCGATCGATCGTAGTAGCCCCAGACAAGAGGCAATGGAGGTTGATGCCCAAATGGCGGCGGCGGTGACCGAAATTTTGCGCCGAGTTGTGACCGAGGAATTAATTTAG
- a CDS encoding glycosyltransferase family 9 protein, with product MMRLLALVPGGIGDQLLFFPTLETLKQTYPQAAIDVVVEPRSVGAYRVCPYVNNIWKFDFKGSNSFADWGNLLGTIRDCEYDVVLSLGKSFSVGLLLWLTGIPERIAFSGAGSFLLTQPVPLEQNQYAAAMYHDLASKGLGIDQPCPPIKLAIPQGDVAWVKSELKRMGIEGKGYVLIHGGASELSQRKGINKIYPVESWKTIINGVQAKLYDAPLVVIGGPDDRKLIKALTELQPQLKVINPPDIGKLAALIMSAQLLLCTDSAPMHIGVATGIKLVALFGPTEPAKLLPSNDQIKAIQSAEGQPIGAIAPDDVLAAI from the coding sequence ATGATGCGTTTGCTGGCTTTGGTTCCAGGTGGTATTGGCGATCAGCTCTTGTTTTTCCCAACCCTAGAAACCCTCAAACAAACTTACCCCCAGGCGGCGATCGATGTGGTGGTTGAGCCTCGATCGGTTGGCGCATATCGAGTTTGCCCATATGTAAATAATATTTGGAAATTTGATTTTAAAGGCAGTAACAGCTTTGCCGACTGGGGCAACCTGCTGGGCACGATCCGCGATTGCGAATATGATGTGGTGCTGTCGTTGGGTAAAAGCTTCTCAGTGGGGCTGCTGCTGTGGTTAACGGGCATTCCAGAGCGAATTGCTTTTTCGGGGGCCGGTAGTTTCTTGCTAACCCAGCCAGTCCCATTGGAGCAAAATCAGTATGCTGCGGCGATGTATCACGATCTGGCTAGTAAAGGGCTGGGCATCGATCAACCCTGTCCACCGATCAAGCTGGCAATTCCCCAGGGTGATGTTGCCTGGGTCAAGTCTGAACTAAAACGGATGGGCATTGAAGGGAAAGGCTATGTACTGATCCATGGCGGCGCTAGTGAACTTTCCCAGCGCAAGGGCATCAATAAAATTTACCCAGTAGAAAGCTGGAAAACAATTATCAACGGGGTACAGGCCAAGCTGTATGATGCACCCCTGGTGGTAATTGGTGGGCCAGACGATCGCAAATTGATCAAAGCGCTAACTGAGTTGCAGCCGCAATTAAAGGTGATCAATCCGCCCGACATTGGTAAACTGGCAGCTTTGATTATGTCGGCTCAGTTATTGCTATGTACCGACAGCGCCCCGATGCATATTGGTGTGGCGACTGGTATTAAACTAGTAGCTCTCTTTGGCCCCACTGAACCAGCTAAATTGCTCCCCAGCAACGACCAAATCAAGGCAATCCAATCCGCTGAGGGGCAACCGATTGGCGCGATCGCTCCCGATGATGTGCTGGCGGCGATCTAG
- the ribBA gene encoding bifunctional 3,4-dihydroxy-2-butanone-4-phosphate synthase/GTP cyclohydrolase II, protein MQFKFDSIPEALAELRAGRLIVVVDDENRENEGDLIGAAQFATADMINFMATHARGLICLAMMGDRLDALDLPLMVDRNTDKNQTAFTVSIDAAEGITTGISAEDRALTIQVALNPQSRPGDLRRPGHIFPLRAKNGGVLKRAGHTEAAVDLAKMAGLSGAGVICEIQNQDGSMARLPQLAEYAKQHHLKLISIADLISYRLEHERFVHRDSIANLPSLFGDFKIYAYRNNLDDREHIAIVKGNPKDFPHQEVLVRVHSECLTGDALGSLRCDCRGQLQSAMKMIEYAGCGVVVYLRQEGRGIGLLNKLKAYELQDQGLDTVEANERLGFAPDLRTYGVGAQILHDLGVKKMRLITNNPRKIAGLRGFGIEVVGRLPLLIESNDYNLRYLATKAAKLGHLLLQSKLLTLAVCWRDMPNQSNRQAQIEKLRTIATKLNLLLQEAGDASVAAQFQLPPEAVRSIAATKIQANQAHQTDQSSFAQLDSACAYSIVHIGFDQPDIVEDDWYAQPQHPYKDAAVRLLHQLTKWELLNEFMFFIPSSQGLVGSDMPMPLQEFSGQQPWQTDTIYRWSSQTAKPTVSAGSTAID, encoded by the coding sequence ATGCAATTCAAGTTTGATTCGATCCCAGAAGCCCTAGCCGAGCTGAGAGCAGGTCGGTTGATTGTGGTAGTAGACGATGAAAATCGTGAAAACGAGGGCGATCTGATCGGTGCGGCTCAGTTTGCCACCGCTGACATGATTAACTTCATGGCCACCCATGCCAGGGGGTTAATTTGTCTGGCAATGATGGGCGATCGCCTGGATGCACTGGATTTACCACTGATGGTCGATCGCAATACCGATAAGAATCAAACTGCATTTACGGTTAGTATTGATGCCGCCGAGGGGATTACTACTGGCATCTCCGCCGAGGATCGCGCCCTCACTATCCAAGTGGCACTCAACCCCCAGAGCCGCCCTGGTGATCTGCGTCGTCCTGGCCATATTTTCCCACTGCGGGCAAAAAATGGCGGGGTCTTGAAACGGGCTGGACATACGGAAGCGGCCGTAGATCTGGCCAAAATGGCGGGGCTAAGTGGTGCGGGGGTAATTTGTGAAATTCAAAATCAAGATGGCTCCATGGCGCGATTGCCGCAACTGGCAGAATATGCCAAACAGCACCATCTCAAATTAATTAGCATTGCCGATTTAATTAGCTATCGCCTCGAACATGAGCGATTTGTACATCGAGATTCGATCGCCAATCTGCCTTCTTTGTTCGGTGATTTTAAGATCTATGCCTATCGTAATAACCTCGACGATCGTGAGCATATTGCGATTGTGAAGGGAAACCCCAAGGATTTTCCCCACCAAGAAGTGCTGGTGCGGGTTCATTCTGAATGCTTAACTGGCGATGCGCTGGGATCGCTGCGGTGCGATTGTCGTGGCCAATTACAAAGCGCCATGAAAATGATTGAATATGCTGGCTGTGGCGTGGTGGTGTATTTGCGCCAGGAAGGTCGGGGGATTGGCTTACTGAATAAGCTCAAAGCCTATGAACTACAAGATCAGGGCTTGGATACGGTGGAGGCCAACGAAAGGCTAGGGTTTGCGCCGGATTTGCGTACCTATGGTGTGGGAGCCCAGATTTTGCATGATCTGGGGGTCAAAAAAATGCGGTTGATTACCAATAACCCGCGCAAGATCGCTGGCCTGCGAGGGTTTGGCATCGAGGTGGTGGGGCGATTGCCACTGCTGATTGAATCCAATGACTACAATTTGCGTTACCTGGCCACCAAGGCGGCTAAGCTGGGGCATTTACTATTGCAATCGAAACTGCTGACCCTGGCGGTTTGTTGGCGGGATATGCCAAATCAAAGTAATCGCCAAGCCCAGATCGAAAAACTGCGCACGATCGCCACCAAGCTAAATTTGCTGTTGCAGGAAGCTGGTGATGCCTCCGTTGCCGCCCAATTCCAACTGCCACCGGAAGCAGTTAGGTCGATCGCTGCGACCAAGATTCAGGCCAATCAGGCCCATCAGACTGATCAATCTAGTTTTGCCCAATTGGACTCAGCTTGTGCCTACTCGATCGTGCATATTGGCTTCGATCAACCGGATATTGTGGAAGATGATTGGTATGCCCAACCGCAACACCCCTACAAAGATGCAGCGGTGCGATTGTTGCACCAACTTACGAAGTGGGAGCTGTTAAATGAGTTTATGTTTTTTATCCCCAGCTCCCAGGGACTGGTTGGCTCTGATATGCCCATGCCATTGCAGGAATTTTCAGGACAACAGCCCTGGCAAACCGATACAATCTACCGCTGGAGTAGTCAGACAGCTAAGCCAACGGTTAGTGCTGGCTCAACCGCGATCGATTAG